TAACACACAATCTTTACTGCCAAGAACACATAAATTGAACTCTACCAGATTGCATATTTTACGGTCTTCAGGGAAGGATACTAGGTCAATAATAAATGCCTCACATAGCCTTACAATGTCAAATGAAGAATACACAATGAAAGGAGCTTCGTCTGTACTGGTTCCTCTACAAAGGAACTCTCTTGTGCTACCTCCACTCTATAATCTATTCTCTAAGCAATATAAACCTCAAAAAGTCTCTAATGGCAAGATCTCTCGACGTAGCCATGTTTGTGAGTTTGAGATGGGATTGTGTGGATGGAGGCAAACTTCTAATGATAATTTAAACTGGATCTTAACGCAGGGTAGGTGGAATCCTCCCAGTGAATTCCACATGCACTTGGACATACCAAGAGGtaacctgtttttgtttttttgtgtgttgtaaAGACACAATCTAGGATGTTTTGGCATTACAAAACTTTTATATCTTACAGGTGCCTATCTATCCCTAAGAAATTTTACCACGCCACTTGTCCCAGGACAGAAAGCGCTACTCTTGAGTCCAATGGTAAATTCCACAAACTGCATCTCTTTCTGGTACAGCTCGTTAAAGCATACCATGGGTGAGTTCCTCTAAATAATGTTAGGTTATTCACTTAACATAAAATTGTGGAGATTTGACCATGGAATCTACAGTTCACAATGCAGTAAAGAACTTCACCAGTGTGGTCGTAGTGTTGACTGACCACGTTTTGTGTCAATCAGGTTTAGAACTTGCAAAGTAAAccaggtttaaaataaaaatactaaaaattGAATTGCCCCTCACTAATGTAGAAGGCAATTTATTTGGTCGATTTTCTATTTAGAATATTGTCTTTTCTAGCTAGTCAACCAGAGTTCAAGACACGTGTTtttctgtttagttttttttttttgcaatttgtctTTGGTGAACCTCATAATGCTGAATGAGTGTACATTTTGTACCTAGTACAAAATGTTTCCACCTGATGAGCTATATAACATTTCTAGTTCAATACAGAAGTCTAAAGGGTGAAACCGTATTTATTGCAGCAATGATCCTAAAACGTGAATTGTGACCTTTATTCTCACATAACACTCTGTgtgaataattgtttttttttttaaaccttttcataTGTTATCACTTTGAATTGTTTTGCAACTCTGCCATGTTAACATTTCCCCCATCCATTGTAATGCCACAAAGATAGCCAGTTCTTTACGTTAACACGCGCTTTGTCCTGCGTTCCTCATTCAAGGTACACTAAATGTTTACACAAGGCCAGGTCACACTCTGCTGTGGTCAGATGCTGGGCATAAGAAAATGGAATGGACAAAGGCAAAAATACAGTTATCACCCAGCAGACATATGATTTTACAGgtaaatacattgtttacagaATATATTTTGTGCCTTAGAAAGCAGGGGTTTTAttccgttttttttatttttaacagatgTACAGGGAAATTAAAGTAGTCCTCATTGGCGTCGTTAGGGGGGGTTGAGGGGGCCATGGCACCCCTACATCATGCCGTGCCCCCCCTTGCACCCTCCAAATGCAGGCACTGTATCATGGGCAATGTTTTAGTTTCAACTGCCTCCCCTTCAGCCCATAATGGACAGAGGTAAAGGTGTGGgtgactgcaactgtgtgtgagtgtggctGACCTCTGTGttttactgtctgcctgtacatGACTGTTGGTTGTGCGACTGGCTGACCTGTGtttgacggtctgcctgtgtgtaatggtgtgactgtaactgtgtgtatgactgtctgaccTCTGTATGGTtgtgtgcctatgtgtgactgtgactgtgtgcgtgactgtgtgtgtgacactctgcctgtatgtgtgatttttcgcacagggcccCTTAAGGCAAAGGCTGGACCTGGCTCCATCTATCCCAAAGTGCCCGCATGGACGTCCCCAGTGCTTCCTCCTGTTTTGGAGGAAGCAGTTTATGGACCTCCAAGGTGGGCGGCTGTGAGCACATCAgagacggcgagggagctgtaatcttcctgctcccttgcgatttgtgagtgtgtaagagaatgtgactgtcagtgagtgtttgtcacatcagtgagagtctgtctgtcagtgacgtgtgtgtgactgtcagtgtgtatctgccagtgggtgtgtctgtcagcgagtgtgtgtgtgtgactttcagtgagtgaacatgtgtgttaaatgtgtgtgagacaatgactgtcagggagtgtgtatcAGTAAGAGCATGTTGTCTGTTAGTTGGCCCATCCACACTGCCATCCTTACatcctgcccccacactgtcaccttccaacacactgcaccccatactgtCAACTTCCAAGTTGCGAGCTGAACAGACAGTGCGGCTACATCTAAGGTGCGATAcattacctacctggctgagtaTGCAGTTTgcagagagatacacacacacacacattttataaatGCCCCTACTTTTGTCcatggcccaccatgtgccccccctaaaaatgaatcctatagATGCCACCGGTAGTCCTGCTGATTTAAGTTTTTATAATCTAttgacaatataatatatattgcatGTTTAGGAGGTGTGGATTGCtagactttatttattttttatttaattttttttctgccctTCTAGGTAGTTTTGGAAGGAATTGCAGGCCCATCAACTGAGAGTAACCTAGTCATTGATAATTTGTATGCCGGTCAGTGCAGATGAACGAAGAATGTACTGTATATGCCTTAGTTCATTCATTCCATAATAAAATTTTAAGTAAATGATTTATTTGTAGTTTGCTGGGGGGAAACAAAACTATTCACAATTAGCCAGTAGAGGGAGCTATGGGTGCTGCTTTCGCTGTTCAAGGTACTGAAACATTTTTATCTTGTCTAGTTAATTTATAAACAGGGAATCAGTGTGTCTGCATTCTGAGGATTTGGGAGACGAATACGTGCATGTTCGGGGCTGTGTATTGTATTGATATAGATTTATATACAGGTTTTCTTGCTTAATGTAAACTTTTCCATGCTTGTAAGGAAGCTTCACATACAGACTGTCAAAGCCATGAGCTTTGATACTTGTTGCTGTTAATCCACCAGAGGCTGTTctgttaatgcagtgtgtgtgagaccaACTGGAACAGCTCTTTGGATGCTGGTATAATTGATAGTGATGTTGCTTTGCTCTGCTCTTGCAGGGCACAACTCTGCCTGAAATCAAAGCACAATACACTGCAGGTCTCAAGCAAGGCAGAGCTAAAGTTTAGAAATGAAGCTTTATGTGCTGAGAGCAAGCACAGTTTGCCATGGCTCCCCCTTCTCCGTGAAGGAGGCTGAGCTGTGGAGTGGCTGACATCACTCAGTGGGGCTGGTGAAAATAAATATGCAGTCCTTAAAAGCCGAACAGATCTCAATTTCCCACCTCAGGGAGAAGAGAATGACAAGATCCTGATCTAACTGCACACACCAGAAGGAATAATTAACCACCAGGGGGATTTCAGCAGCATTCAAAGACTGGAAAGTGTCAGATATCTAGACAGCCAAAGTCTGGACAAAATAAACTTTCTACAAGGAGTTCATGGAAATCTGAAGACGTGAAGAAGCAGATGTGATTTTTGGAGGCTGATGGGGTTGCCTTTACACTTCAAGGCAAAACAGATCCAGTAGTAGAACAGCTGCATCTGTTGAACTCTAAATTCATGAGCCATGGCTGGGCCCCTTTCCTACTCGTTGCAGGCCACTGCGGTAATTGCTGCGGTCATCACTTTTCTCACCCTTTTCACCATTTTTGGCAATGtgttggtaattattgcagtgctCACCAGTCGTTCCTTAAAAGCACCTCAAAATCTGTTCCTGGTGTCACTGGCTGCAGCTGACATCTTGGTAGCAACTCTCATAATTCCTTTCTCATTGGCCAATGAACTGATGGGCTACTGGTATTTTGGCAAGGTCTGGTGTGAGATGTACTTGGCACTAGATGTTCTTTTCTGCACTTCCTCAATAGTGCACTTATGTGCCATCAGCCTGGACAGGTACTGGTCAGTCAGTCAAGCTATTGAGTATaactcaaagagaacacctaagaGGATAAAGTGCATTATCCTGATAGTGTGGACCCTAGCTGCCCTTATTTCCCTGCCTCCTCTCTTTTACAAGGGTAAGAAAAAGGACCCATCTAATGAAAAACCCCAGTGCATGCTGAACGAGGATCCCTG
This Pelobates fuscus isolate aPelFus1 chromosome 3, aPelFus1.pri, whole genome shotgun sequence DNA region includes the following protein-coding sequences:
- the LOC134601133 gene encoding MAM domain-containing glycosylphosphatidylinositol anchor protein 1-like; this encodes MRLGESKLITETPLKHIGTEAEEQLHTSFLKQSTATFEVDIQSGVSSLYGRPVEGFTSQTTGLMKHLMYSTNQAKLVTETPLTILSQENTSASTEKVTFQTSSDIFSGQSEDEWETFRKDIEHLNPEFLKAVGKRSLPERLPVSKSIKSSPPKISKRLHTRPLHVNVNSRKIILKVNTQSLLPRTHKLNSTRLHILRSSGKDTRSIINASHSLTMSNEEYTMKGASSVLVPLQRNSLVLPPLYNLFSKQYKPQKVSNGKISRRSHVCEFEMGLCGWRQTSNDNLNWILTQGRWNPPSEFHMHLDIPRGAYLSLRNFTTPLVPGQKALLLSPMVNSTNCISFWYSSLKHTMGTLNVYTRPGHTLLWSDAGHKKMEWTKAKIQLSPSRHMILQVVLEGIAGPSTESNLVIDNLYAGQCR